TGCCGACCCAGGACATCATCGCCAACGTGGAGGAGCGTTCCGACATCGCCACCACATACCGTGAGTTTTCAAACCGGGCGATGATCGGCGCCGTCCTTTCGAAACTGCGCGCGGCGATGACACGGCATATACAGAAAAATTACATAGAGATTCTTGAGAGCAAACAGTCCGCCTTCAATAAGGAAGCGGTGCGTTTGTTGAAAAGGCTGTACGACGAATCGCGGGGGAAGCGGGGCTGAGTGGCGTTATGGCTTTTCCCCTCCTTTTTCAAGGAGGGGTGGCGGCCAAAGCCGCCGGGGTGGTAAACAAGCCGCGATGATTATACATGGACCATTATCCCCTCCCGCCTTACTGCTCGGTGGGGTGTTTGAGCGCGAAGCGCGTCACCCCGCCGTCGTATACGGCGGCATGATGAGTCCGGGGTGACCGCCCTTGCGGGCTACAACACCCCGGACAGCGATTCGCTCCCACGAAGACCCCGGTTCTTCAGGAATCCGTGGTCGGCGACCACGGGGAAGCGTTAATGGAGGCGATCACGGGAAAGCGGAATACGGAACCCTAAGGGCACGGCGCGCCGTGCCCCTACGACAGGACGTCCGCGCTCCCAGGCTGATAATCCTGCGCCGGCATTATCGGCAGTCCCGCGTCGGCGAAGCGGGGCTTTGCGTCCTTTAACGTCGTGTCCAGTCCGGGCACGATCAGGCCCGGCGCGATGTCCATCATCGGAAAATAGACGAACTGCTGGGTGAGCAGCTGGGGATGGGGAAGCTGGCCCCCTTCGTCTTTCATCACAAGGTCATCGTACAAAAGCAGGTCTATGTCCAACGTGCGGGGCGAAAACTTGTCCAGCGTCCTTTTGCGCCCCAGCAGTTCCTCAATCCAGCGTATCTCCGCCCGGACGGCGAAAAGGTCCTTGTCCGTCATCGCCTCCACGGCCAGGTTTATGTAATCAGGCTGAGGCTCCTTCACACCCCACGCCTGGGAGCGGTATGAGGGGGAAACGGACACCACTGTGAATCTCTCCCGGAGCATGGCAAGCCCTTCCGGGATGTATTTCTCCGGCTCGATATTTCCGCCCACTCCAAGATATATCCTGGTCATGTCCGCCGGGCGGGTGATTTCCACCGCCACATTGCGAGAGCCGCGCACGGAGCCCGGTTTGGACACGCGCACGGTGACCCTGTCCACCCCGGGGCGGGCGAGGCAATAATTGGCGATCTGCTCCGCCATTTTTTCGATGAGCATGAAAGCCGACGGCTCCACAAGGGCGATGATCCCCTTGGCGATGGACTTGTAGTCCACGGTGTCGGCGATATCGTCGCTTGCGGCGGCGGCCGAGGTGGAGCATTCCAGCCGCAGGTCCACGATCACCTTTTGCCTGATGTTGCGCTCCCAGTCGAACACGCCGATGACGCATTCGATCTCCAGCCCTTCGAGCAAGATTAGGTCGGCCACGCCAAAGAGCCTCCTGTGAATAGAGCCTTATTAAAACATACGGGGGGAGCACGCCACAACCGGCCCGCCGAACTTTAATGTAAAAAGCCTCCGCGAAATGTATAATTGGCGGTAGAACATATTTAATCGCCGGGCAGACGGGGCGGGGGAGCCCCGAGCATAGGGGTGTCGCTCGTATGGTGGACATTAAAGGGAAACGGGCCTTGGTGGTGGACGACTACCACAGCATGCGTGTTACCCTCAAGGAAATGCTCGAACAGGCCGGCCTTGTGGTGACCGAGGCTGAAAACGGCCTTGAAGGGCTGGAAAAAGCCCGCATCGGGAATTACGACATCATCTTCACCGATATCGTGATGCCGGTGATGGACGGGCTGGAGCTTTGCCAGGAGGTAAAGAACAGCGCGGCCATGGCGAAAATCCCCGTGGTGGTGCTATCCACCCACACAGACGCTTCATACCTCGTAAAGGCGATAAACACCGGGGCGGACGATTATGTCCCCAAACCCATAGAGCGGACGCTTTTATACAGAGTCGTTGAAAGGCTTTTGAATGACTGAAGGGGAAAAAAGCCAGAAAGCCGCCATAGACAGGATGATGGTGAAGATAAGCCATCTGGACACCCTGTTAAACCTCGTCGGCGAGGTGATAATCACCTCCAACAACATGACCACCACCAACCGGCGGATACAGGAATTCTACGACCGGTTAAAGCCGCTGGACAAGGTGTCCATGGACATGCTCAAGATGGCCGAGGTGGCCTCCAACCGCACTTCGTCGGACCTGCACAGCCTTGTGATGGACATCCGCATGGTGGAGATACGGTCCACGTTCCAGCGGTTCCGCCGCCCGGTGAGGGACATGGCAAAGGACGCGGGCAAGCAGGTGGAGCTTGTGACCATGGGGGAGGAGACCCTGGTGGACAAGACCATCGCCGAGAAGCTTTACGATCCGCTAAACCACCAGATCAGGAACGCCATAGACCACGGGGTGGAGGACGCCCTGGAGCGGCAACGCGTGGGCAAACCGCTGACCGCCACCATAACCCTTCGCGCCTTCCAGCGGGAGAACAACATCTTCATAGAGATAAGGGACAACGGGCGCGGCATAGACCCGGACTCGGTGGCGCGGGCCGCCGTGGGGCGCGGGATATTGGAGGAAGCGGCCGCCGCCGCCCTTTCCCGGGAAGACAAGCTGGCCCTCATCTACCACCCCGGGCTTTCCACCAAGTCCACCGCCAGCAAGATATCCGGCCGGGGGGTGGGGATGGACGTGGTCAAGAGCAACATCGAGGAACTGGGCGGAGAGGTGATAATAGACACCAACGTTGGGGTGGGGACCACGTTCACATACCGCATCCCCCAGGTGACGGCGGTGAACATACTCGACTGCCTGACGGTGCGCGCCGGGAAAAACAATTTCGCGGTCCCGATACT
This is a stretch of genomic DNA from Nitrospinota bacterium. It encodes these proteins:
- the folK gene encoding 2-amino-4-hydroxy-6-hydroxymethyldihydropteridine diphosphokinase, with amino-acid sequence MADLILLEGLEIECVIGVFDWERNIRQKVIVDLRLECSTSAAAASDDIADTVDYKSIAKGIIALVEPSAFMLIEKMAEQIANYCLARPGVDRVTVRVSKPGSVRGSRNVAVEITRPADMTRIYLGVGGNIEPEKYIPEGLAMLRERFTVVSVSPSYRSQAWGVKEPQPDYINLAVEAMTDKDLFAVRAEIRWIEELLGRKRTLDKFSPRTLDIDLLLYDDLVMKDEGGQLPHPQLLTQQFVYFPMMDIAPGLIVPGLDTTLKDAKPRFADAGLPIMPAQDYQPGSADVLS
- a CDS encoding response regulator — translated: MVDIKGKRALVVDDYHSMRVTLKEMLEQAGLVVTEAENGLEGLEKARIGNYDIIFTDIVMPVMDGLELCQEVKNSAAMAKIPVVVLSTHTDASYLVKAINTGADDYVPKPIERTLLYRVVERLLND